One part of the Arabidopsis thaliana chromosome 1 sequence genome encodes these proteins:
- the SDH6 gene encoding succinate dehydrogenase subunit (unknown protein; FUNCTIONS IN: molecular_function unknown; INVOLVED IN: biological_process unknown; LOCATED IN: mitochondrion, plasma membrane, plastid, vacuole; EXPRESSED IN: 27 plant structures; EXPRESSED DURING: 15 growth stages; Has 39 Blast hits to 39 proteins in 13 species: Archae - 0; Bacteria - 0; Metazoa - 0; Fungi - 0; Plants - 39; Viruses - 0; Other Eukaryotes - 0 (source: NCBI BLink).) — MGDSESFVGKNWNGLKDFWSDRLSFFENYTRFTKRDAPLPSWSSSDVEEFIASDPVHGPTLKTAREAVTFGVTGAALGAVSTAAFAWKYSRSPHGAALSFLGGGVFGWTFGQEVANHTLQLYKLDTMAAQVKFMEWWERKSQ, encoded by the exons ATGGGAGATTCGGAGTCATTTGTTGGGAAAAATTGGAATGGATTGAAGGATTTCTGGAGTGATAGGTTATCATTTTTCGAAAATTACACCAGATTCACCAAACGCGACGCGCCTCTTCCTTCTTGGTCTTCCTCCGACGTCGAGGAATTCATTGCCTCCGATCCCGTTCATGGACCCACC CTGAAAACGGCTAGGGAAGCTGTGACGTTTGGTGTTACCGGAGCTGCACTTGGAGCTGTCTCTACTGCTGCTTTTGCCTGGAAATACTCCAGGAGTCCACATG GTGCTGCATTGTCCTTCTTAGGAGGAGGTGTTTTTGGTTGGACCTTTGGGCAAGAGGTCGCCAACCACACACTGCAACTCTACAAGTTGGACACAATGGCAGCCCAAGTTAAGTTCATGGAATGGTGGGAACGTAAGTCTCAATAA
- the SSL3 gene encoding strictosidine synthase-like 3 (strictosidine synthase-like 3 (SSL3); FUNCTIONS IN: strictosidine synthase activity; INVOLVED IN: alkaloid biosynthetic process, biosynthetic process; LOCATED IN: endoplasmic reticulum, plasma membrane; EXPRESSED IN: 25 plant structures; EXPRESSED DURING: 13 growth stages; CONTAINS InterPro DOMAIN/s: Strictosidine synthase, conserved region (InterPro:IPR018119), Strictosidine synthase (InterPro:IPR004141), Six-bladed beta-propeller, TolB-like (InterPro:IPR011042); BEST Arabidopsis thaliana protein match is: Calcium-dependent phosphotriesterase superfamily protein (TAIR:AT5G22020.1); Has 1252 Blast hits to 1238 proteins in 269 species: Archae - 3; Bacteria - 366; Metazoa - 225; Fungi - 17; Plants - 480; Viruses - 0; Other Eukaryotes - 161 (source: NCBI BLink).) has product MAMSILAKIFLVFAIYCAIDPFSHSSISKFPDFKTYKIDMPPLSSLPKERDRQNLLQNSEIRFLNEVQGPESIAFDPQGRGPYTGVADGRILFWNGTRWTDFAYTSNNRSELCDPKPSLLDYLKDEDICGRPLGLRFDKKNGDLYIADAYLGIMKVGPEGGLATSVTNEADGVPLRFTNDLDIDDEGNVYFTDSSSFFQRRKFMLLIVSGEDSGRVLKYNPKTKETTTLVRNLQFPNGLSLGKDGSFFIFCEGSIGRLRKYWLKGEKAGTSEVVALLHGFPDNIRTNKDGDFWVAVHCHRNIFTHLMAHYPRVRKFFLKLPISVKFQYLLQVGGWPHAVAVKYSEEGKVLKVLEDSKGKVVKAVSEVEEKDGKLWMGSVLMSFIAVYDLP; this is encoded by the exons ATGGCCATGAGCATACTCGCGAAGATCTTTCTCGTCTTTGCCATCTATTGCGCTATCGATCCCTTCAGTCACAGCTCCATTTCCAAGTTCCCGGATTTCAAAACTTACAAGATTGACATGCCTCCGTTATCGTCACTTCCAAAGGAGAGAGACCGCCAGAATCTGTTGCAGAATTCAGAGATCAGGTTTCTTAACGAGGTTCAAGGTCCCGAGAGCATTGCTTTCGATCCGCAAGGTCGTGGTCCTTATACCGGAGTCGCCGACGGTCGAATTCTCTTTTGGAATGGCACTCGTTGGACAGATTTCGCATATACTTCGAACAATCG GTCAGAGCTATGTGATCCTAAGCCATCGCTTTTGGATTACTTAAAGGATGAAGATATCTGTGGTCGGCCTTTAGGTCTTCGATTCGACAAGAAAAATGGGGATTTGTACATTGCAGATGCGTATTTGGGGATAATGAAAGTTGGTCCGGAAGGAGGTTTAGCAACTTCTGTTACAAACGAGGCTGATGGTGTGCCTTTGAGATTTACCAATGATCTTGACATTGATGATGAAGGCAATGTTTACTTTACTGATAGCAGCTCTTTCTTCCAACGAAG GAAATTTATGCTTTTGATTGTCTCGGGGGAAGACAGTGGGAGGGTGTTGAAATACAATCCAAAAACAAAGGAGACTACCACTCTCGTGAGAAATCTCCAGTTTCCTAACGGATTATCCCTCGGCAAAGACGGCtcctttttcatcttttgtgaAGGATCTATTGGAAG aTTACGGAAATACTGGTTGAAAGGGGAGAAAGCTGGAACGTCAGAAGTGGTAGCTCTATTACATGGGTTCCCAGACAACATCCGCACAAACAAAGATGGAGATTTCTGGGTGGCGGTGCACTGCCACAGAAACATATTCACACACTTGATGGCGCATTACCCGAGGGTGAGGAAGTTCTTTCTGAAGCTGCCGATATCAGTGAAGTTTCAGTACTTGCTGCAGGTAGGTGGTTGGCCTCATGCTGTAGCTGTGAAGTACAGTGAAGAAGGGAAAGTGCTAAAGGTGTTGGAAGATAGTAAAGGGAAAGTGGTGAAGGCAGTGAGTGAAGTGGAGGAGAAAGATGGGAAGCTTTGGATGGGAAGTGTATTGATGTCCTTCATTGCCGTATATGACTTGCCTTAG
- the YAB2 gene encoding Plant-specific transcription factor YABBY family protein (YABBY2 (YAB2); CONTAINS InterPro DOMAIN/s: High mobility group, superfamily (InterPro:IPR009071), YABBY protein (InterPro:IPR006780); BEST Arabidopsis thaliana protein match is: plant-specific transcription factor YABBY family protein (TAIR:AT2G26580.2); Has 446 Blast hits to 444 proteins in 124 species: Archae - 0; Bacteria - 0; Metazoa - 0; Fungi - 2; Plants - 433; Viruses - 0; Other Eukaryotes - 11 (source: NCBI BLink).), which produces MSVDFSSERVCYVHCSFCTTILAVSVPYASLFTLVTVRCGHCTNLLSLNIGVSLHQTSAPPIHQDLQPHRQHTTSLVTRKDCASSSRSTNNLSENIDREAPRMPPIRPPEKRQRVPSAYNRFIKEEIQRIKACNPEISHREAFSTAAKNWAHFPHIHFGLKLDGNKKGKQLDQSVAGQKSNGYY; this is translated from the exons atgtctgtAGATTTCTCATCTGAGCGTGTTTGCTATGTCCACTGCAGCTTCTGCACCACGATTTTAGCG GTAAGTGTACCATACGCAAGTTTGTTCACACTTGTGACGGTGAGATGTGGCCATTGTACCAATTTGCTATCCCTCAACATTGGAGTTTCACTTCATCAAACCTCAGCTCCTCCCATTCACCAAGATCTTCAG CCTCATAGACAGCACACAACCTCTCTGGTGACAAGGAAAGATTGTGCATCGTCTTCTAGGAGCACCAACAATTTATCGGAAAACATTGATCGTGAGGCTCCTAGAATGCCTCCTATTCGCC CACCGGAGAAAAGACAACGTGTTCCTTCGGCCTACAACAGATTCATCAA GGAGGAAATCCAAAGGATTAAGGCTTGCAATCCAGAGATTAGCCACCGTGAGGCATTTAGCACTGCTGCTAAAAAT TGGGCACATTTTCCTCACATTCACTTTGGATTAAAGCTGGATGGCAACAAGAAAGGCAAGCAATTAGACCAGTCAGTTGCAGGCCAAAAGTCTAATGGCTATTACTAA
- the HDA08 gene encoding histone deacetylase 8 (histone deacetylase 8 (HDA08); CONTAINS InterPro DOMAIN/s: Histone deacetylase superfamily (InterPro:IPR000286); BEST Arabidopsis thaliana protein match is: histone deacetylase 5 (TAIR:AT5G61060.1); Has 9025 Blast hits to 8820 proteins in 1442 species: Archae - 223; Bacteria - 3178; Metazoa - 1474; Fungi - 641; Plants - 477; Viruses - 0; Other Eukaryotes - 3032 (source: NCBI BLink).), producing MVTNRVDVFWHEGMLRHDAVEGVFDTGYDPGFLDVLEKHPENADRVRNMLSILRRGPIAPHVNWFTGLPAIVSELLMFHTSEYIEKLVEADKSGERCEIAAGTFMSPGSWEAALLAAGTTLSAMQHILDCHGKIAYALVRPPGHHSQPTQADGYCFLNNAALAVKLALNSGSCSRVAVIDIDVHYGNGTAEGFYTSDKVLTVSLHMNHGSWGSSHPQKGSIDELGEDVGLGYNLNVPLPNGTGDRGYEYAMNELVVPAVRRFGPDMVVLVVGQDSSAFDPNGRQSLTMNGYRRIGQIMRGVAEEHSHGRLLMVQEGGYHVTYAAYCLHAMLEGVLKIPEPHLSDPIAYYPEEEANAVAAVESIKTYHTEFVPFLRGT from the exons ATGGTTACCAATCGCGTAGACGTCTTCTGGCACGAAGGAATGCTCCGACACGACGCCGTAGAAGGCGTCTTCGACACTGGATACGACCCTGGATTCCTCGACGTATTGGAGAAGCACCCGGAGAACGCCGATCGCGTCAGGAACATGCTTTCGATTCTCCGACGCGGTCCCATCGCTCCTCATGTCAATTGGTTTACCGGTCTTCCAGCAATCGTTTCGGAGCTTCTAATGTTTCACACTTCAG AGTACATTGAGAAGCTAGTGGAGGCAGATAAATCAGGAGAAAGGTGTGAAATTGCCGCAGGTACTTTCATGAGCCCAGGCTCGTGGGAAGCTGCTCTTCTTGCAGCTGGAACAACTCTTTCAGCAATGCAACATATTCTTGATTGCCATGGGAAAATTGCATATGCTCTGGTACGCCCACCAGGTCACCACTCACAGCCTACTCAGGCTGATGGGTATTGCTTCCTCAACAACGCTGCTCTTGCTGTCAAGCTGGCATTGAATTCGGGTTCTTGTTCCCGAGTTGCGGTTATTGACATCGATGTACATTATGGAAATGGCACAGCTGAAGGGTTTTATACATCTGATAAGGTTCTTACGGTGTCACTCCATATGAACCATGGATCATGGGGATCGTCCCACCCGCAGAAAGGGTCGATTGATGAACTTGGTGAAGACGTGGGATTGGGTTACAATCTGAATGTCCCTTTACCGAATGGCACGGGTGACCGGGGATATGAATATGCCATGAATGAGCTGGTGGTTCCTGCAGTTAGAAGGTTTGGACCCGATATGGTTGTTCTCGTTGTTGGTCAAGACTCTAGCGCT TTTGATCCAAACGGGAGACAAAGCCTGACAATGAATGGATACAGAAGGATTGGGCAGATAATGAGGGGAGTTGCAGAGGAGCACAGCCATGGAAGGTTGCTTATGGTGCAAGAAGGCGGGTATCATGTAACATATGCAGCTTACTGCCTCCACGCCATGCTCGAAGGGGTGCTGAAGATTCCAGAACCGCATCTATCTGATCCGATCGCTTATTATcccgaagaagaagctaatgcTGTTGCTGCTGTGGAGTCAATCAAAACATATCACACCGAATTTGTTCCATTTCTCAGAGGAACTTGA
- the CPNIFS gene encoding chloroplastic NIFS-like cysteine desulfurase (chloroplastic NIFS-like cysteine desulfurase (CPNIFS); FUNCTIONS IN: transaminase activity, selenocysteine lyase activity, cysteine desulfurase activity; INVOLVED IN: iron incorporation into metallo-sulfur cluster, response to selenium ion, sulfur metabolic process, selenium metabolic process; LOCATED IN: chloroplast; EXPRESSED IN: 23 plant structures; EXPRESSED DURING: 13 growth stages; CONTAINS InterPro DOMAIN/s: Pyridoxal phosphate-dependent transferase, major domain (InterPro:IPR015424), Aminotransferase, class V/Cysteine desulfurase (InterPro:IPR000192), Cysteine desulfurase, SufS (InterPro:IPR010970), Pyridoxal phosphate-dependent transferase, major region, subdomain 1 (InterPro:IPR015421); BEST Arabidopsis thaliana protein match is: nitrogen fixation S (NIFS)-like 1 (TAIR:AT5G65720.1); Has 22660 Blast hits to 22653 proteins in 2897 species: Archae - 350; Bacteria - 15408; Metazoa - 379; Fungi - 404; Plants - 268; Viruses - 1; Other Eukaryotes - 5850 (source: NCBI BLink).), with the protein MEGVAMKLPSFPNAISIGHRSFSRVRCSSSLSVCSAAAASSATISTDSESVSLGHRVRKDFRILHQEVNGSKLVYLDSAATSQKPAAVLDALQNYYEFYNSNVHRGIHYLSAKATDEFELARKKVARFINASDSREIVFTRNATEAINLVAYSWGLSNLKPGDEVILTVAEHHSCIVPWQIVSQKTGAVLKFVTLNEDEVPDINKLRELISPKTKLVAVHHVSNVLASSLPIEEIVVWAHDVGAKVLVDACQSVPHMVVDVQKLNADFLVASSHKMCGPTGIGFLYGKSDLLHSMPPFLGGGEMISDVFLDHSTYAEPPSRFEAGTPAIGEAIALGAAVDYLSGIGMPKIHEYEVEIGKYLYEKLSSLPDVRIYGPRPSESVHRGALCSFNVEGLHPTDLATFLDQQHGVAIRSGHHCAQPLHRYLGVNASARASLYFYNTKDDVDAFIVALADTVSFFNSFK; encoded by the exons ATGGAAGGTGTGGCTATGAAACTCCCGTCGTTCCCTAACGCCATCTCCATCGGCCACCGGAGCTTCTCCCGCGTTCGTTGCTCCTCTTCGCTATCCGTTTGTTCCGCCGCCGCCGCTTCCTCCGCCACCATCTCCACTGATTCCGAATCCGTCTCTCTCGGCCATCGCGTTCGAAAAGATTTCCGAATTCTCCACCAG GAAGTGAATGGGTCAAAGCTTGTGTACTTAGACAGTGCTGCAACTTCTCAGAAGCCAGCAGCTGTATTGGACGCTTTGCAGAATTACTATGAGTTCTATAATTCCAACGTTCATCGAGGAATACACTATTTAAGTGCTAAAGCTACAGATGAATTTGAGTTAGCTAGGAAAAAAGTTGCTCGTTTCATCAATGCTTCTGATAGTAGAGAGATTGTTTTTACAAGGAATGCCACTGAAGCCATCAATCTTGTAGCTTATTCATGGGGTCTTTCTAATCTTAAACCAGGAGACGAG GTTATACTTACAGTTGCTGAACATCATAGTTGCATTGTTCCTTGGCAAATTGTATCTCAAAAAACTGGAGCAGTTCTAAAGTTTGTGACTTTGAATGAGGATGAAGTCCCTGACATAAACAAGTTGAGAGAATTGATTTCTCCAAAGACAAAGCTCGTCGCTGTTCATCATGTTTCTAATGTTCTTG cATCTTCTCTTCCTATTGAAGAGATTGTGGTATGGGCACACGATGTTGGAGCGAAAGTTCTAGTGGATGCTTGTCAAAGTGTTCCTCACATGGTGGTTGATGTCCAGAAGCTTAATGCTGATTTTCTAGTTGCGTCTTCTCACAAG ATGTGTGGACCTACAGGCATTGGGTTCTTATATGGTAAGAGTGATCTTCTACATTCCATGCCTCCATTCTTAG GTGGCGGAGAAATGATCTCAGATGTATTTCTTGACCATTCAACTTATGCGGAACCTCCATCCAG ATTTGAAGCTGGAACACCTGCAATAGGAGAAGCAATTGCCCTTGGAGCAGCAGTTGATTACTTGTCAGGAATTGGCATGCCGAAAATCCATGAATATGag GTAGAGATTGGTAAGTATTTGTACGAGAAACTGTCTTCCCTGCCTGATGTGCGGATATACGGTCCCAGACCTTCTGAAAGTGTTCACAGGGGTGCTCTTTGTTCCTTCAATGTGGAGGGCTTGCACCCAACTGATTTGGCAACCTTTCTTGATCAGCAG CACGGAGTTGCAATAAGGTCAGGACACCACTGCGCACAGCCACTCCACCGGTATCTTGGAGTGAATGCAAGTGCACGCGCCAGCCTCTACTTTTACAACACAAAGGATGACGTTGACGCCTTCATCGTTGCGCTGGCAGACACTGTGagcttcttcaactctttCAAATAA
- the HDA08 gene encoding histone deacetylase 8: protein MVTNRVDVFWHEGMLRHDAVEGVFDTGYDPGFLDVLEKHPENADRVRNMLSILRRGPIAPHVNWFTGLPAIVSELLMFHTSEYIEKLVEADKSGERCEIAAGTFMSPGSWEAALLAAGTTLSAMQHILDCHGKIAYALVRPPGHHSQPTQADGYCFLNNAALAVKLALNSGSCSRVAVIDIDVHYGNGTAEGFYTSDKVLTVSLHMNHGSWGSSHPQKGSIDELGEDVGLGYNLNVPLPNGTGDRGYEYAMNELVVPAVRRFGPDMVVLVVGQDSSAVSSFFAQIRVDYLTEHLLRVLFAIIVLVTSKSLMYAAPIWLCCDKSA from the exons ATGGTTACCAATCGCGTAGACGTCTTCTGGCACGAAGGAATGCTCCGACACGACGCCGTAGAAGGCGTCTTCGACACTGGATACGACCCTGGATTCCTCGACGTATTGGAGAAGCACCCGGAGAACGCCGATCGCGTCAGGAACATGCTTTCGATTCTCCGACGCGGTCCCATCGCTCCTCATGTCAATTGGTTTACCGGTCTTCCAGCAATCGTTTCGGAGCTTCTAATGTTTCACACTTCAG AGTACATTGAGAAGCTAGTGGAGGCAGATAAATCAGGAGAAAGGTGTGAAATTGCCGCAGGTACTTTCATGAGCCCAGGCTCGTGGGAAGCTGCTCTTCTTGCAGCTGGAACAACTCTTTCAGCAATGCAACATATTCTTGATTGCCATGGGAAAATTGCATATGCTCTGGTACGCCCACCAGGTCACCACTCACAGCCTACTCAGGCTGATGGGTATTGCTTCCTCAACAACGCTGCTCTTGCTGTCAAGCTGGCATTGAATTCGGGTTCTTGTTCCCGAGTTGCGGTTATTGACATCGATGTACATTATGGAAATGGCACAGCTGAAGGGTTTTATACATCTGATAAGGTTCTTACGGTGTCACTCCATATGAACCATGGATCATGGGGATCGTCCCACCCGCAGAAAGGGTCGATTGATGAACTTGGTGAAGACGTGGGATTGGGTTACAATCTGAATGTCCCTTTACCGAATGGCACGGGTGACCGGGGATATGAATATGCCATGAATGAGCTGGTGGTTCCTGCAGTTAGAAGGTTTGGACCCGATATGGTTGTTCTCGTTGTTGGTCAAGACTCTAGCGCTGTAAGTTCTTTCTTTGCCCAAATACGTGTAGACTATCTGACTGAGCACTTACTCAGGGTTTTGTTCGcaattattgttttggttaCAAGTAAATCGCTTATGTATGCTGCTCCAATATGGCTCTGCTGTGATAAGTCTGCATAA
- the FATB gene encoding fatty acyl-ACP thioesterases B (fatty acyl-ACP thioesterases B (FATB); CONTAINS InterPro DOMAIN/s: Acyl-ACP-thioesterase, N-terminal domain (InterPro:IPR021113), Acyl-ACP thioesterase (InterPro:IPR002864); BEST Arabidopsis thaliana protein match is: fatA acyl-ACP thioesterase (TAIR:AT3G25110.1); Has 1275 Blast hits to 1274 proteins in 533 species: Archae - 0; Bacteria - 944; Metazoa - 0; Fungi - 0; Plants - 322; Viruses - 0; Other Eukaryotes - 9 (source: NCBI BLink).): MVATSATSSFFPVPSSSLDPNGKGNKIGSTNLAGLNSAPNSGRMKVKPNAQAPPKINGKKVGLPGSVDIVRTDTETSSHPAPRTFINQLPDWSMLLAAITTIFLAAEKQWMMLDWKPRRSDMLVDPFGIGRIVQDGLVFRQNFSIRSYEIGADRSASIETVMNHLQETALNHVKTAGLLGDGFGSTPEMFKKNLIWVVTRMQVVVDKYPTWGDVVEVDTWVSQSGKNGMRRDWLVRDCNTGETLTRASSVWVMMNKLTRRLSKIPEEVRGEIEPYFVNSDPVLAEDSRKLTKIDDKTADYVRSGLTPRWSDLDVNQHVNNVKYIGWILESAPVGIMERQKLKSMTLEYRRECGRDSVLQSLTAVTGCDIGNLATAGDVECQHLLRLQDGAEVVRGRTEWSSKTPTTTWGTAP, translated from the exons ATGGTGGCCACCTCTGCTACGTCGTCATTCTTTCCTGtaccatcttcttcacttgatCCTAATGGAAAAGGCAATAAGATTGGGTCTACGAATCTTGCTGGACTCAATTCTGCACCTAACTCTGGTAGGATGAAGGTTAAACCAAACGCTCAGGCTCCACCTAAGATTAATGGGAAAAAGGTTGGTTTGCCTGGTTCTGTAGATATTGTAAGGACTGATACCGAGACCTCATCACACCCTGCGCCGAGAACTTTCATCAACCAGTTACCTGACTGGAGCATGCTTCTTGCTGCTATAACTACGATTTTCTTAGCGGCTGAGAAACAGTGGATGATGCTTGATTGGAAACCTAGGCGTTCTGACATGCTGGTGGATCCTTTTGGTATAGGGAGAATTGTTCAGGATGGCCTTGTGTTCCGTCAGAATTTTTCTATTAGGTCATATGAAATAGGTGCTGATCGCTCTGCATCTATAGAAACCGTCATGAATCATCTGCAG GAAACGGCGCTTAATCATGTTAAGACTGCTGGATTGCTTGGAGATGGGTTTGGCTCTACACCTGAGATGTTTAAGAAGAACTTGATATGGGTTGTCACTCGTATGCAGGTTGTGGTTGATAAATATCCTACTTG GGGAGATGTTGTTGAAGTAGACACCTGGGTCAGTCAGTCTGGAAAGAATGGTATGCGTCGTGATTGGCTAGTTCGGGACTGTAATACTGGAGAAACCTTAACACGAGCATCAAG TGTGTGGGTGATGATGAATAAACTGACAAGGAGATTGTCAAAGATTCCTGAAGAGGTTCGAGGGGAAATAGAGCCTTATTTTGTGAATTCTGATCCTGTCCTTGCCGAGGACAGCAGaaagttaacaaaaattgatGACAAGACTGCTGACTATGTTCGATCTGGTCTCACT CCTCGATGGAGTGACCTAGATGTTAACCAGCATGTGAATAATGTAAAGTACATTGGGTGGATCCTGGAGAGTGCTCCAGTGGGAATAATGGAGAGGCAGAAGCTGAAAAGCATGACTCTGGAGTATCGGAGGGAATGCGGGAGAGACAGTGTGCTTCAGTCCCTCACTGCAGTTACGGGTTGCGATATCGGTAACCTGGCAACAGCGGGGGATGTGGAATGTCAGCATTTGCTCCGACTCCAGGATGGAGCGGAAGTGGTGAGAGGAAGAACAGAGTGGAGTAGTaaaacaccaacaacaacttGGGGAACTGCACcgtaa
- the ENODL18 gene encoding early nodulin-like protein 18 (early nodulin-like protein 18 (ENODL18); FUNCTIONS IN: electron carrier activity, copper ion binding; LOCATED IN: anchored to membrane; EXPRESSED IN: 14 plant structures; EXPRESSED DURING: LP.06 six leaves visible, 4 anthesis, petal differentiation and expansion stage, LP.08 eight leaves visible, E expanded cotyledon stage; CONTAINS InterPro DOMAIN/s: Plastocyanin-like (InterPro:IPR003245), Cupredoxin (InterPro:IPR008972); BEST Arabidopsis thaliana protein match is: Cupredoxin superfamily protein (TAIR:AT2G31050.1); Has 799 Blast hits to 788 proteins in 52 species: Archae - 0; Bacteria - 0; Metazoa - 0; Fungi - 0; Plants - 799; Viruses - 0; Other Eukaryotes - 0 (source: NCBI BLink).): MSPSCSSCVNVLLIMCLMLLSLSADAYKNYTVGESTGWFDIQERPSANYQKWADSKSFSLGDFLIFNTDSNHSVVQTYDFKTYKDCDYDNNENNDTTEWSAANPSATSPVPVSISVPLVKEGSNYFFSGNYDGEQCKFGQHFMINVTHGQGLPDSSSPDDAAAPGPSESSQSGDDEVAPDTIVPANFDHPKDIESADDDKEVHSKKSSSSTTKTSLFCFVFMGLFASF, translated from the exons ATGTCGCCTTCTTGTTCATCTTGTGTCAATGTGTTACTCATCATGTGCCTTATGCTTCTGAGTTTATCAGCTGATGCGTACAAGAACTACACTGTGGGAGAGTCCACGGGATGGTTCGATATTCAAGAGAGACCCTCTGCTAATTATCAGAAATGGGCCGATTCCAAATCCTTTTCTTTGGGTGATTTCCTca TATTCAACACAGATAGCAACCATTCGGTGGTTCAGACATATGATTTCAAAACATACAAAGATTGTGATTACGACaacaatgaaaacaatgatACAACAGAGTGGTCGGCTGCAAATCCTTCAGCAACATCTCCTGTTCCCGTCTCAATAAGTGTTCCTCTTGTTAAAGAAGGTTCCAATTATTTCTTCTCGGGAAACTATGATGGCGAACAATGTAAATTCGGTCAGCATTTTATGATCAATGTAACACATGGTCAGGGCTTACCAGATTCATCATCACCAGATGATGCTGCTGCACCTGGACCTAGCGAATCCTCTCAGTCCGGTGATGATGAAGTTGCTCCTGATACCATCGTCCCGGCCAATTTCGATCATCCTAAAGATATTGAAAgtgctgatgatgataaagaggTTCATAGTAAAAAAAGTTCTTCTTCCACAACAAAAActagtttgttttgttttgtctttatgGGGCTCTTTGCatcattttaa